From the Papaver somniferum cultivar HN1 chromosome 2, ASM357369v1, whole genome shotgun sequence genome, the window CCAGCTCTACACATTATCTTCTCCTATATCAGCCAGTCAGGGTTTTGGGTTTATGTTTTGGATTTGTTAATCAAGGTACAAATATATCGGTTTCGGACAATGTTTTGGTTGTCCCAAAACCGTGACTACTTATTTCAATATTTTACTGTCACAGTGTGTTGAATTCAGGAACACTCACTAGTCACAACCACGATGTCCAAATTCTTTGGTACTTGGTAATCTAATTTTGACCAACTGAATAAGAAAAATActactccctctgtcctaaaatttctgtcctctattctatttttgTCTGTCCTAAAAtattgtccagcttctgtttatagtcatattttttagtcaaactctcaaatatatccttcaaatttttataattataaaattattttaaatatcaccaatttaaatattaaatgatatcttcttcaatatgaaacaaatttattaaatcaatccataaagatttttatttttatcttttatttaaacatttctataaatattataattaccaATGTATTTTTCTTACATACTCCAAATACTctttttaattttagtaatgatATATCATTTAGGATAGTTTTGTAAACTCCtccggtctccttaatatcttgacttagtcaaagcggactaataatttaAGACGGAGGGATTAGTAATTGTTAAAAGGAATCACGCTAGTTGTAAAAATTTGTCTTTAGATATCGATGGACTTAAAAATTTGAATCTAATACTTGGGGTCTTGATTGTTTTGTAGGTTACATTGCAAGATTTAGCAGATACTTATCAACCACCATTCAGAAGTTGTATTACAGAAGGTAAAGCAAGTGGGATAATGTGTTCATATAATCGTGTCAATGGAGTTCCAAGTTGTGCAGATTATAACCTCTTGTCAACCACAGCCAGGGCAAAATGGAGCTTCAAAGGGTAAGAATATTTTCTAGAGTGGATTTCAGAAGGAACATTATCATGAAAGTTTACTGAGAATGTGATCTTTTTGTGATCAGGTACATCACATCTGATTGTGATGCGGTGTCCATCATCCATGATGCACAAGGATATGCCAAAACACCAGAAGACGCGGTGGGTGATGTTCTCAAGGCTGGTAATGTTGGACTTGGACCCGCTGTTGCTTTTTAGAGTATCTCTTTATTTGCTTGCTATTTTTAGAAGATAAGGTAGGGACCAGCTTTAATTTTATATTGCGCGTGCTTCGTATAGTGTGAAGCTACTAAACTGTCCAGATCAGTTTTTATTACATCCCATTCCCACCTATTGTTAGCTTGTCCTAGGCCTAGTCAATACCAGCTGGCCACAATCTTTTTCCTCGCAAAAAAATAAGAGTTCTTAAGGGGAGCCCAGAATTGATGACTGGGGCATGCATGTCACCTCAGCTCAAAGACTGTTTTGAAATCACAATGTGTTGCCAAAACTTGtccgtagaaattaagatggtgGCCTGAACTAAAATCAACAATGAAAGAAGAACAAATTTGCTTTTCTCCCTGTGTAATCTGTTTTCATAGAAAAGGCCTCCAATATTAGTGAAATACTACTAATGGCGTTGTGTTTTGTAAAACAATGTAACCTGTCATaggggcggcattctaataggaTGAAATACTGGAAACAATGTAAACAATGTAAcctcattacatgatcattcaaggtgtcccttataaaaaaaatactggaaatgacaaattaatcctcataattgataacctagtttaatgatgataatcaagtttagtatTAATGATTactttcacttatattaactcaaaatcaaaaccaaaatcagatttttatagtttaaaaaaaaaagtttagaggaaaaggtcaatctcaatcaattgaagaaattaacctaCAAAATGAAGAACCAGAACCTGAAAATGatcgggtatacttctaaattagtcccaactagctttccgttgctcaaagttatctaaaatacgtaaaaaattcattttttttacattttcagagctaattacggttggaattttgctcacaaccgtaaatcgaagttacggttcgtaaaagatgaactaccaaccgtaactggttaaatttgaacaaaatccaatcgtaaaaccagttacggttggtaactaaatgctcgataccaaccgtaacttagttaaggttggtaaccaaatgctcgataccaaccgtaactgagttatggttcgtaaactaaaatggttaccaaccgtaactgaagaaaattctcagaagaacatacggttggtaattgaactattaccaaccgtaacaacatcaaaatatccagttacggttcgtaattgagctaaaatcaaccgtaactcgcATAAACCcggaaatttcaattttcatctaaaaccctaatttttgatagaaattaaccttaaatcgaacaaaataaaccaaatcgtaactgagttttcaaaacatacctcatataagttattacactacacttgattaattttcgaatcgtcgattaatcgaagatgatgaaattttgaattttaatggagattacggttgatgggaggaggagaaaagaagaagaaagaaaacaaattttcaatttagctttgatttagatTAAAAGATGGGGagggtaatctagttaatttacacccTTTATAGGACACCCCTAACCAACTAAAAGGACGttactatcacactgccgcccctctaataaaccatgccgtcACTATAACAGGTTACAAAACAATTTGACTTATGCTTGTTTTCCTTTTATCTTATATGAATATGGACTTAGGTTATTTGCATCATGTTTACTGTTTAGGCTTGTGGTAGAGAGAGAACATGTATTTCATAAAGATGTCAATATAAAACTTAGAATTTGAGTGTTTCAGAGCTCATGAATTGGTTAGATGACAAAGATAACACAAGAATCATACCTGGGCTTCGTTTACACCTTCTTATATGGGATATAAGAATAGGCACGTCTAATTCTACAAGAGCTGACTGTCATCTTCTTGTGGAGTTGTTGGGCTATTATACTCATTCGAATTCATTATTATTCTTACAAAAATTCAGCCTTTTGAAAATTAGTGCGGGAGCAATGACATGGATCATCTAGTGACTGGATGATGCAATGGCCATTTGTTTTACGAGAGAATGATCTGCATAATAAGTAGATTATCCGTACCTGAAACCACCTCTTGATTCTGTTTTGTGAGCTCCGCAATACCTATATTTCCCCTATGACTTAGGGTATGACGTAGATATCATGAATCTTTTGCAGCTCTTCATTTTCCTTACCTGTTTTAATTTTTGGATGAATTTTTTGGCAGGTATGGATGTTAACTGTGGTTCATACTTGCAAGAGCACACGAAATCAGCAGTGCAACAGAAAAAAGTTTCAGAAACTGACATAAACAGAGCTCTCTCTAACCTCTTTACAACTAGAATGAGATTAGGACTCCTCAACGGCAACCCAACTCAACAGCCTTTCGGGAAATTTGGTCCGAACAATGTCTGCTCGAAAGCACATCAAGGTCTTGCTCTTGAGGCTGCCCTTGACGGCATTGTCCTTTTAACAAACAAAGCCAAACTACTCCCATTGTCAAAAACTAAAACCAAAACCATTGCTGTCATTGGTCCAAATGCCAATGTTGCCAAAACACTTCAAGGGAACTATTTCGGACCTCCATGTAAAACCATTACACCTTTTGAAGCATTGAAGGGTTATGTTAGGGATACATTTTATCACCCGGGTTGTGGTTCAGTTGCATGTAATTCTTCGGTTTCAATAGACCAAGCAGTGAAATTGGCAAAATCTGTTGACAATGTCATTATGGTTATGGGTTTGGATCAAACAGAGGAACAGGAAGAACTTGATCGAATTGATCTCTTACTTCCTGGGCAGCAAAGAGCTCTTATTACAAGCGTTGCAAAAGCTGCAAAGAGACCGATAGTTTTGGTGATTCTCAGTGGAGGTCCTGTTGATATTGCTTTTGCTAAACGTGATCGAAAGATAGGAAGCATTATATGGGCTGGTTATCCTGGTGAAGCAGGTGGAGCTGCACTGGCGCAAATTATCTTGGGTGACCACAATCCAGGTAAACTTTTCATTTCACAATTGATCCGCATCATTTATTAGTTATTACATACAAGTGGAGCTTCTTTTGAGTGCATAGATTAAGGTTTATGCATACCTCCCTTCTGTCGACAAAGTTGTGTTGCATATACCTTAGTTTTATCATACATCTAAACTGCTATGCCCCAAACCGACAATATATTGGATCTGCAAAGCAGTTGCgactataaagataaaaaaattctGGAAACCCATTTTAGCACTGAGAGGATTATGAAATGTTTGGTGGGTGTTCACTATCCTCTATGGATcccaaaaaatctttttttgcACAATATAGTTATCCGTCTCTATGATAGTTTGTGCTTTCAGAACAAGTCTCTATGATAGTTTGTGCTTTCAGAACAAGTGATTGGTTGTATTTAACAATCATTTTCTCTAAAAGCTCGATTGTTTGCGGAGATGCAATATTATGATTTATATAAAGGATTGATGAGTCCAAGAAGCTCTATTGCACATCCACTAATGTAACCCTCCATCtgtatacctatgagttttgaaGACCTTCAGCTTTGATACTATGCCAAATTTATAAAAACTTGTGTCATTAGAGAAAAGAAACTACTTGTATTAAAAATGTTTTCAGGTATAAAAATTTGAGTGAACAGACTCAACACTTCCCGTTTGACGGTACAAACTTGAACTAATAGCCCTCTAACTTTAGGAACTTCTAGCTTCAAATACCATCTCGTCAATTAGTCTCTTACCAGGCATAGAACCAACCCCTTAAAGGATATACTAATCAATGTAATATGCTTGAGGCTATAATTGACCTAGTTATTGTTATTTGCAGGGGGGAGATTACCCATCACTTGGTACCCACAGGAGTTCACCAAAATCCCAATGACAGATATGAGAATGCGAGCAAATCCTGCGACTGGGTATCCAGGACGTACTTACAGATTCTACAAGGGTAGAAAAGTGTTCAAATTTGGTCATGGTCTCAGCTACTCAAAATACAGGTACAAATTTGCAAAAGTTGATCAGAACCAATCTCCCTGACTCAATTTAGCAACATTCAAGCACTCATGAATAAAGCTCAGTGCCTTATCTTTCTGTCTCTGATGTTGGAACTGAATACTGTGAGAAGCTTAAGTTTTCGGCAACTGTTGGAGTTGAAAATTCAGGAGAAATGTCCGGAAAGCATCCTGTTTTGCTTTTCATAAGACAATCCGAGACCCGACGCGGAAGTCCAGTGAAGCAGTTGATAGGGTTCCGAAGTGTGAAACTGGCTGCAGGAGAAAAGCTGATCTAGAATTCACTTTAAGCCCCTGCGAACACCTTAGTAGAGCAAATAATGATGGTTTAATGGTGATGGAAGAAGGTTCTCATTTCCTGGTGTTGGAGACCAGGAATACCCAATTTCAATATTGATGTAACTCATAGTGAGAAGAATTTACTCTCAAAATTTTAGGCAGCTCTGAGCATCAGatagtcattttttttttgcaagaatGTACTGTGATACTATTATTGAACttcaattaaatcaaaattaatatACTAGTATATTAAATAAATTTGAATTCAACTTTGTTTCTTCTTGATATTATGGTTTCATAGCTCCCATTCCACTGCATAGGAACAGGCTGCACAACACAAAATTGTAATCCCTAACACCATacttcttgatatttgtttgaatTCATGTTAACCCTTGTGAACACCTCAGTAAATCTGATAAAGATGGTTTAAGGGGATGGAAGAAGCTAGTTGTGGAAGACCAGAAGTACCAGACTTCAGCTGTGATTCAAATCATGCGAGGAAGAAGTAGTAGCATTGACTTGGAAGTCCTTTCACAACTTGCCAtatatttttgtagtttttataTACCATAACCCATTCAGATCATTTAAATGGTTACTGCATTCCCAACACCATAACTAATCAATTGACCACACCATGTAAGTGAAGACACTCGTAACTGTCGTTTTGTAACACTTGCTTAACATATAATGCACAGGTTCTTTCCACTGCCTCTCTTGCTTCTCTGTGGTCTTTAGGAGAAAGCAGTTCAATTTATACCTCTTGCAGTCAATTAAAAACATGCCATGACCTCTGCACTAGATTAAGCAAGAACCCACTTTTGTTCCTGAAGTGCATACTACTGCAAGCATTATCTGTTTAGACAAAACTTAACCCTGGTATCTTCCTCGGCGCAACTCCCCGCATCTTCCTTCTTATCGTCTCCACATCTTCCCACCGTCCATTAGAAGCATAAATATTGGACAAGAGAATATAATCTGCAGATTGATCAGACTCTAGCTTGAACAATTTTCAATCGCAGCCTCAGCCAATTCAACATTAGAATGCACTCTACAAGCACTTAAGAGTGCCCTCCAAATAATTGGATTTGGTTGACTCTTCATAGAGCATGATTTCATATGCTTCGCTTAGGCGTCCTGACCTGCTAAGGAGGTCTATGATGCATCCATAATGCTCAGCAGTAGGAGAAATCTTATAGGTATTCATCGAGGACTGAAAGTAATGCAGCCCTTGGTCAATTAATCCAGCATGGCTACAAGCACATAAAACACCCACAAATGTGACACCATCTGGCCTCAAACCAGTACCTAACATTTCTTCGTATAGATCAAGTGCATCTTGTGCATACCCATGAACTGCAAGACCACAAATCATGGATGTCCAGGTCATTAGATCCCGTTTAGGTGTATATTAAAAACTTTACGTGCCTCACTGATGCACCCACATTTTGAATACATATCAACCAAGGCAGTCCCCAATATTGAATTAAACGTACTGCACTTCTCTTCTATGCATTTATGAATCTTCTTTCCAACATTCAGATCTCCGATATGCCGGCAAGCAGTTAACGTGCTAATCAGTGTTGTTTCATCCGGATCGAACCCATCCATTTCCAAGTCTTGGAACAAGTCCAAGGCTTCTCTATAGCACCCATTTGACATAACTCCTATAAGTGCATTCCAAACcccaacatctcttcttctcaaATGATTAAAAACCTGTCTTGCTAAATCCATCTGCCCGCATTTTCCATACAGATCTATAATGCCGTCCAAACATTCAAATTCATCTCAAACTCAGCTATATTATCATCAACATAACCATGAAGCCATCTTCCTAGCTCGAGCTCCTTCTTTTGAGCGCATGCCAAAATCACACCAACAACAGTCACATCATCGGGTCTAATACCCTCAGAACGCATCAATGGAACACCCTCAGTCCCTCATCAGCGAGCCATTCTGTACATAACCCGAGATCAAAGCATTCCACGTCACAGCATTTGGTTGATACAATTCATCAAACAACTTCCTTGCAGAACCCAAATTTGCACACGAAGCGTAAAAATGAATCATAGTATTAGCAACAAACAAATGATTTCCATACCCATCTTTAATACTATAACATGAACAGATTCCTGTCTGAAACGCATTCATCTTCGCACACGCTTTAAGTACAAAAGCATATGTAAAGCTTTCAGGCTCAATAGTTTTTCTAAGCATTTTGATAAATATGTGAAGAGCTTTTTCTGGGTTTTGACTAATTGAAAAGCCTCTAATGATGGTATTCCAAGCAAACTGATTACGATTTGAAGAATGAGTGAATATCTTCATTGGTAGATCCATGTTGTTGTTATTTTTATGGAATTTAATGGCTGAATTTCTATAAGTTTTCCAATCAAGATTTGATTGTTGCTCAGACCTGAAATTGTGATGTGCGCGTGAACTTGATTGAATTGTTTCAGAGATGAACTTTTATTTAGAAGGAGAAGAAGTTGTTGGGGAGTATAATTGTTGTAAGAGTAAGTAGGTTTGTTAATGTGAGAAAGGAAGATTGGACGAAAGGGTTTAAAGATTTGAGTTTCAtgtaatttagagttaaaaattgcATTCGGAGAAAAATAGGTGTTTAAGTCTTTCGCGGAGAAATTTAATCTATACATTTTTATGGAGTATCTTATCAGGTTGACCCAAATCGGTATTTTTTCCGGCGTCATATACATAGCAGCTCTGTATAGCTAGGTGGAAGGCGAAGA encodes:
- the LOC113347503 gene encoding probable beta-D-xylosidase 7 — translated: MNLLSFFLLTVFIHINVHFISVSSTKPPFACDSSDPSTKSYTFCKTTLPLSVRVKDLISRLTLDEKISQLVNTAPGIPRLGIPSYQWWSESLHGVSGQGPGIHFQGPIYSATSFPQVILTASSFDAHLWYRIGQAIGIEARAVYNAGQATGMTFWAPNINIFRDPRWGRGQETPGEDPMVTSKYSVSYVRGIQGDSFEGGKLRGGHLQASACCKHFTAYDLDSWNGTTRYVFNAQVTLQDLADTYQPPFRSCITEGKASGIMCSYNRVNGVPSCADYNLLSTTARAKWSFKGYITSDCDAVSIIHDAQGYAKTPEDAVGDVLKAGMDVNCGSYLQEHTKSAVQQKKVSETDINRALSNLFTTRMRLGLLNGNPTQQPFGKFGPNNVCSKAHQGLALEAALDGIVLLTNKAKLLPLSKTKTKTIAVIGPNANVAKTLQGNYFGPPCKTITPFEALKGYVRDTFYHPGCGSVACNSSVSIDQAVKLAKSVDNVIMVMGLDQTEEQEELDRIDLLLPGQQRALITSVAKAAKRPIVLVILSGGPVDIAFAKRDRKIGSIIWAGYPGEAGGAALAQIILGDHNPGGRLPITWYPQEFTKIPMTDMRMRANPATGYPGRTYRFYKGRKVFKFGHGLSYSKYRYKFAKVDQNQSP
- the LOC113350900 gene encoding pentatricopeptide repeat-containing protein At4g18840-like, translated to MDLARQVFNHLRRRDVGVWNALIGVMSNGCYREALDLFQDLEMDGFDPDETTLISTLTACRHIGDLNVGKKIHKCIEEKCIHGYAQDALDLYEEMLGTGLRPDGVTFVGVLCACSHAGLIDQGLHYFQSSMNTYKISPTAEHYGCIIDLLSRSGRLSEAYEIMLYEESTKSNYLEGTLKCL
- the LOC113350901 gene encoding pentatricopeptide repeat-containing protein At5g08305-like — encoded protein: MDLPMKIFTHSSNRNQFAWNTIIRGFSISQNPEKALHIFIKMLRKTIEPESFTYAFVLKACAKMNAFQTGICSCYSIKDGYGNHLFVANTMIHFYASCANLGSARKLFDELYQPNAVTWNALISGYVQNGSLMRD